A genomic region of Photobacterium swingsii contains the following coding sequences:
- the waaA gene encoding lipid IV(A) 3-deoxy-D-manno-octulosonic acid transferase: protein MRTLYTLILALASPFLLYGLYKKKPGKPSVGQRWVEHFGFSPTSSQSKPLWIHAVSVGEVIAAKPIIKALREQYPSVPLLITTTTSTGAEQAMQLGEGVEHRYMPIDFSWTVRGFLKRIQPRALLIMETELWPNTLATVKQAGLPITVLNARLSERSKQRYQQFQTVFDLLSNNLDQVICQYKEDADRFMALGIEQNKVSIAGSVKFDITVNAAITTAASELKTSFNQRPVWIAASTHSGEDEIILRAHQQVLAQVPDALLVLVPRHPERFDSVADLISQQFTVSRRHHSEAVTTQTQVYLGDTMGEMMLLFACADVAFMGGSLLGDKVGGHNMLEPAALAKPILTGPSFYNFQIITEQLMAQQACAICHNDQEIAEHVIRLFSQPALQQQQGSAALAVVQQNQGAVQRTLEQIAPYLGEYSH, encoded by the coding sequence ATACGTACTCTCTACACACTCATTCTCGCCTTAGCATCACCTTTCTTGCTATACGGCCTTTATAAGAAAAAGCCTGGCAAACCCAGTGTTGGTCAGCGATGGGTTGAGCACTTTGGCTTCAGCCCCACATCAAGCCAATCAAAACCACTGTGGATCCATGCCGTCTCGGTGGGCGAGGTTATCGCAGCAAAACCCATTATTAAAGCGCTCAGAGAACAATACCCTAGTGTGCCACTGCTGATCACCACCACAACCTCAACAGGTGCAGAACAAGCGATGCAGTTAGGTGAAGGGGTTGAGCATCGCTATATGCCGATTGATTTTTCATGGACGGTGCGTGGCTTTCTTAAACGCATTCAACCGCGTGCCTTGCTCATCATGGAAACCGAGCTATGGCCCAATACGCTAGCAACCGTGAAGCAAGCTGGGCTGCCGATCACCGTACTCAATGCACGTTTATCAGAACGATCCAAACAGCGTTATCAACAATTTCAAACCGTGTTTGATCTGCTCAGCAACAACCTAGATCAGGTGATTTGCCAATACAAAGAAGATGCAGACCGCTTTATGGCACTAGGCATTGAGCAAAACAAAGTCTCTATCGCCGGTTCGGTCAAATTCGATATCACAGTCAATGCGGCAATCACCACGGCAGCCAGTGAACTCAAAACTAGCTTTAACCAACGTCCTGTTTGGATTGCTGCCAGCACTCACAGTGGCGAAGATGAAATTATTCTCAGGGCTCACCAACAAGTGCTTGCCCAAGTCCCTGATGCATTACTCGTGCTCGTACCGCGCCACCCTGAGCGCTTCGATAGCGTGGCCGATCTGATCAGCCAGCAATTTACAGTCAGTCGCCGTCACCACAGTGAGGCAGTTACCACACAAACCCAAGTCTATCTTGGCGATACCATGGGGGAGATGATGCTGCTATTTGCTTGTGCGGATGTTGCCTTTATGGGGGGAAGTTTACTCGGTGATAAAGTGGGAGGGCATAACATGCTAGAGCCAGCGGCACTGGCCAAACCGATACTGACAGGACCAAGCTTTTATAACTTTCAGATCATTACTGAGCAGTTAATGGCGCAGCAAGCATGCGCTATTTGCCATAACGATCAAGAAATCGCAGAACACGTCATTCGCCTATTCTCACAACCTGCATTACAGCAACAGCAAGGCAGTGCCGCGCTTGCCGTTGTTCAACAAAACCAAGGAGCGGTACAACGCACGCTGGAGCAGATTGCCCCCTACCTTGGTGAATACAGTCACTAA
- a CDS encoding 3-deoxy-D-manno-octulosonic acid kinase yields MHVLSTANSRIWLNPDLLMTPPESSFDAEFWQQRDAVIGSAKGRGTTWFVKTDKLEMALRHYRRGGLFGRLVADSYVFLGWEKTRCAQELALLQRLVDGGVNVPRPVAARAVRHGCYYQADILVEKVPNASDLVAVLKQRSLSQDEWLKVGALIRQMHDLQVCHTDLNIHNILMDGEGAFWLIDFDKCYQSKGDSWKAGNLQRLLRSLHKELKKCGILWQESHWAYLEQGYTR; encoded by the coding sequence ATGCATGTGCTTTCTACCGCAAATAGCCGTATTTGGTTGAACCCAGATTTATTAATGACACCACCAGAATCAAGCTTTGATGCTGAGTTTTGGCAGCAACGTGATGCTGTGATTGGTTCAGCGAAAGGGCGGGGTACAACCTGGTTTGTCAAAACCGATAAGCTTGAGATGGCGTTGCGTCATTATCGCCGCGGTGGTTTATTTGGCCGTTTGGTTGCCGATAGTTATGTATTTTTAGGGTGGGAGAAAACTCGTTGTGCCCAAGAGCTAGCTTTATTGCAGCGGCTTGTTGATGGCGGTGTGAATGTTCCTCGGCCCGTTGCTGCTCGTGCAGTGCGCCATGGTTGCTACTATCAAGCCGATATCCTAGTCGAAAAAGTCCCGAATGCGAGTGATTTGGTCGCAGTGTTAAAGCAACGTTCACTCAGTCAAGATGAGTGGCTAAAAGTCGGGGCTCTGATCCGTCAGATGCATGATTTGCAGGTGTGTCACACCGACTTGAACATCCATAATATTTTGATGGATGGTGAGGGTGCATTTTGGTTGATTGATTTTGATAAATGTTATCAAAGTAAAGGTGATAGTTGGAAGGCGGGCAATTTACAGCGCTTACTGCGCTCATTGCATAAAGAGCTAAAGAAGTGTGGGATCCTCTGGCAAGAATCCCACTGGGCATACCTTGAGCAAGGTTATACGCGTTAA
- a CDS encoding 3-deoxy-D-manno-octulosonic acid transferase, with product MKPNHFLAKHFTLLYRFGFVLGIVLAIIYAHHQILRGDQTQMLFKGYLGAYSDLWLNYGNFASTVGNLPGSLSAWLVGWPLMVWDSPWAPMLLIIALRVVSFFLFDSIIKQVFSSTTRLLFMLLYWLSPWLLYDTLMYNPAYLCLFASMHFWSAFQMRHKPSFIYSFIHVISIGMAMQLHFSWPILAVMSSYLFYRGVIKVSWAGIISAMVVIIASLVPYLTELMTNDALVEESDRYIGWGGVHVYPVLKAFLYWVRYGSFLFSNRIITDATFDWLTTVGWLQTVVQYLWQAVLFVVGGLTVVVSAKINWRCWKLIRPQILRDSKKVDDMTWLLLFAFAAIFGIFISAILSPIIFSYWHLIIAYPFGLIPILYLAEQWQPSNQQKFLQYFMIAAGFLLVVNLVAAHDSNKFSYKVDYAQQVEQYVEQNKAQLIK from the coding sequence ATGAAACCCAATCACTTTTTAGCCAAACACTTCACCTTGCTCTACCGTTTCGGTTTTGTTCTTGGCATTGTGTTAGCCATTATCTATGCCCACCACCAGATCCTGCGTGGCGATCAAACCCAAATGCTCTTTAAGGGATATTTAGGTGCGTACAGCGACCTTTGGCTTAACTACGGTAACTTCGCCAGTACTGTGGGTAATTTACCGGGGTCATTGTCCGCTTGGCTGGTTGGCTGGCCGTTGATGGTCTGGGACTCCCCTTGGGCGCCAATGCTACTGATCATCGCATTACGCGTGGTCTCGTTTTTCTTGTTTGATAGCATCATCAAGCAAGTTTTTAGCTCAACAACCCGCTTGCTCTTTATGTTGTTGTACTGGCTGAGCCCTTGGCTGCTGTACGATACCTTGATGTATAACCCAGCTTATCTGTGTTTATTTGCTTCGATGCACTTTTGGTCAGCCTTTCAAATGCGCCATAAGCCATCCTTCATCTACAGCTTTATTCATGTCATCTCGATCGGCATGGCAATGCAACTGCACTTTTCATGGCCGATTTTGGCCGTAATGTCATCATATCTGTTCTACCGCGGTGTTATTAAAGTATCTTGGGCTGGCATCATTAGCGCCATGGTTGTCATCATCGCGTCACTGGTACCTTACCTGACTGAGTTGATGACCAATGATGCTCTAGTAGAAGAAAGTGACCGCTATATCGGCTGGGGGGGCGTACATGTTTACCCAGTTTTAAAAGCATTTTTGTATTGGGTTCGCTACGGTTCATTCCTGTTTTCTAACCGTATTATTACTGATGCAACCTTTGATTGGCTTACCACTGTCGGCTGGTTACAAACGGTAGTGCAGTATTTATGGCAAGCCGTGTTGTTTGTCGTTGGCGGCTTAACCGTGGTAGTTTCAGCCAAGATCAACTGGCGCTGTTGGAAGCTAATCCGTCCACAAATTCTGCGTGATAGTAAAAAAGTCGATGACATGACTTGGCTGCTACTTTTTGCGTTTGCCGCCATTTTTGGTATTTTCATCAGTGCTATTTTGTCACCAATTATCTTCTCGTACTGGCACTTAATTATCGCTTACCCATTTGGGCTAATACCGATCTTGTACCTTGCCGAGCAATGGCAACCAAGCAATCAACAAAAGTTCCTACAGTACTTTATGATAGCGGCAGGCTTCTTATTAGTGGTGAACCTTGTTGCAGCCCATGACAGTAATAAGTTTTCATACAAAGTCGATTACGCGCAACAAGTCGAACAGTATGTCGAACAAAATAAAGCACAATTAATAAAATAA